A genomic stretch from Bosea sp. F3-2 includes:
- the cheB gene encoding chemotaxis-specific protein-glutamate methyltransferase CheB, whose product MMASRLHPPAPPIRHKTVVIADDSVVVRGLFARWLGEAGHFHVVAVAGDGETAVAHATRYKPDVMVLDLDMPGVDGAAALPQILKESPNTGVLLAATLNERNTRIALECMTKGAMDVVSKPDSRAGMTLSLDFRSEFLLKLGNIAHTAARPGSLPPEVDIVDLPHSGPVNLRPMVSVMPRYLVIGASTGGPRAVAKVLFDIGEGLHDLTTLVVQHMPPLFTASFAEQIASHIGVPAREPFDGERLMRGTVYVAPGGRHLGIDRRLGHIVARIGDEAPVNFCRPAVDVLFNDAARHLGAATLGLVLTGMGSDGTEGAGALRHAGAAVLAQDEPSSTIWGMPGSVVRARHASAVIALDEIGASIRCLVRGVQPA is encoded by the coding sequence CCGCCTCCACCCTCCGGCTCCGCCGATCCGACACAAGACGGTCGTGATCGCCGACGATTCCGTCGTCGTCCGCGGGCTATTCGCCCGCTGGCTGGGGGAAGCTGGCCATTTTCATGTGGTGGCGGTCGCCGGGGACGGCGAGACGGCCGTCGCCCATGCGACGCGCTACAAGCCGGACGTCATGGTGCTCGATCTCGACATGCCGGGCGTGGACGGGGCAGCCGCACTGCCGCAGATCCTCAAGGAAAGCCCCAACACCGGTGTCCTGCTCGCCGCCACGCTGAACGAGCGCAACACCCGCATCGCACTCGAATGCATGACCAAGGGCGCGATGGACGTCGTCTCGAAGCCCGACAGCCGCGCCGGCATGACGCTGTCCCTCGATTTCCGCAGCGAGTTTCTGCTCAAGCTCGGCAACATCGCCCATACGGCAGCGCGGCCGGGTTCGCTGCCGCCGGAGGTCGACATCGTCGATCTGCCGCATAGCGGCCCCGTCAATCTGCGCCCCATGGTTTCGGTGATGCCGCGTTACCTCGTGATCGGCGCCTCGACCGGCGGGCCGCGGGCCGTCGCCAAGGTGCTGTTCGATATCGGCGAGGGCCTGCACGACCTGACGACGCTGGTCGTCCAGCACATGCCGCCGCTGTTCACGGCCTCCTTTGCCGAGCAGATCGCGAGCCATATCGGCGTTCCAGCACGAGAGCCCTTCGACGGCGAGCGCCTGATGCGCGGCACCGTCTATGTCGCCCCTGGCGGCCGCCATCTCGGCATCGACCGCCGGCTCGGCCACATCGTCGCACGCATCGGCGATGAGGCGCCGGTCAACTTCTGTCGGCCCGCCGTCGACGTGCTGTTCAACGATGCCGCGCGCCATCTCGGCGCGGCGACGCTGGGCCTCGTTCTCACCGGCATGGGCAGCGACGGCACCGAGGGCGCCGGCGCCCTGCGCCACGCCGGAGCGGCCGTTCTGGCCCAGGACGAGCCGAGCAGCACGATCTGGGGCATGCCGGGCTCGGTCGTCCGCGCGCGCCATGCCAGCGCCGTGATCGCGCTCGACGAGATCGGCGCCTCGATCCGCTGCCTCGTGCGCGGGGTGCAGCCGGCATGA
- a CDS encoding DUF1304 domain-containing protein yields MIGSVLIGLVALIHTYIVILEMWLWDTPRGHKAFGLTPEFAARSKVLAANQGLYNGFLVAGLAWGLWLGAAGFAIKLFFLACVLVAGLFGAATASRKILYIQALPAALAIASLLAGI; encoded by the coding sequence ATGATCGGCTCGGTTCTGATCGGCCTCGTTGCCCTCATCCACACCTACATCGTCATTCTGGAGATGTGGCTGTGGGATACGCCGCGCGGCCACAAGGCCTTCGGGCTGACGCCTGAATTCGCTGCGCGCTCGAAGGTGCTGGCGGCCAATCAGGGGCTCTATAACGGCTTCCTCGTCGCCGGCCTGGCCTGGGGGCTCTGGCTCGGCGCCGCGGGATTCGCGATCAAGCTGTTCTTCCTGGCCTGCGTCCTCGTCGCCGGCCTCTTCGGCGCGGCCACCGCAAGTCGCAAGATCCTCTACATCCAGGCTCTGCCGGCGGCTCTCGCCATCGCCTCCCTGCTGGCGGGCATCTGA
- the fliI gene encoding flagellar protein export ATPase FliI gives MNSPAHGPDRLSALASAIEHIESVSVYGRVIGVRGLLVEVAGPIGAMSLGGRVGIEIAADTRVPCEVVGFSGEKALVMPFGGLDGVRRGCPVHVDRAQPGLRPTPAWLGRVVDALGRPVDGGPPLPQGDTLYAFRNDPPPAHKRQRVGGPLDLGVRALNTFLTCCIGQRMGIFAGSGVGKSVLLSMLARYAQADVNIIGLVGERGREVQEFLQEDLGPQGLARSIVVVATSDEPALMRKQAALTTLTLAEYFRDRGLQVMCLMDSVTRFAMAMREIGLAAGEPPTTKGYTPTVFAELPRLLERAGPGTEDGAITGLFTVLVDGGDHDEPVADAVRGILDGHIVMERSIAERGRYPAVNILKSVSRTMPRSCDPAYYPIVQKARATLATYADMEELIRLGAYRQGASAEVDEAIRLHPALEAFLKQAKDDATPLPECYQRLHAIMSDRV, from the coding sequence ATGAATTCACCTGCGCACGGTCCCGACCGCCTCTCCGCCCTCGCCTCCGCCATCGAGCATATCGAGAGCGTGAGCGTCTATGGCCGTGTCATCGGCGTTCGCGGCCTGCTCGTCGAGGTCGCCGGGCCGATCGGCGCGATGAGCCTGGGCGGCCGTGTCGGCATCGAGATCGCCGCGGACACCCGCGTCCCCTGCGAGGTCGTCGGCTTCTCCGGCGAGAAGGCTCTGGTGATGCCGTTCGGCGGGCTCGATGGCGTGCGCCGCGGCTGCCCTGTCCATGTCGACCGCGCCCAGCCCGGCCTGCGCCCGACCCCCGCCTGGCTCGGACGCGTCGTCGACGCGCTAGGCCGGCCGGTCGACGGTGGCCCGCCCCTGCCGCAAGGCGACACACTCTACGCCTTCCGCAACGACCCGCCGCCCGCCCATAAGCGGCAGCGCGTCGGCGGACCGCTCGACCTCGGCGTCCGGGCGCTCAACACCTTCCTGACCTGCTGCATCGGCCAGCGCATGGGCATCTTCGCCGGCTCGGGCGTCGGCAAGTCCGTCCTGCTCTCGATGCTGGCCCGCTATGCGCAGGCCGACGTCAACATCATCGGCCTTGTCGGCGAGCGCGGTCGCGAAGTGCAGGAATTCCTGCAGGAAGACCTGGGGCCGCAGGGCCTCGCCCGCTCGATCGTCGTCGTCGCCACCTCCGACGAACCGGCGCTGATGCGCAAGCAGGCGGCGCTGACCACGCTGACGCTCGCCGAGTATTTCCGCGATCGCGGCCTGCAGGTGATGTGCCTGATGGATTCGGTGACGCGCTTCGCCATGGCGATGCGCGAGATCGGCCTGGCGGCGGGCGAGCCGCCGACGACCAAGGGCTACACGCCAACCGTCTTCGCCGAACTGCCGCGCCTGCTGGAGCGGGCCGGCCCCGGCACGGAGGACGGCGCGATCACCGGGCTCTTCACCGTGCTGGTCGACGGCGGCGATCATGACGAGCCGGTCGCGGACGCGGTGCGCGGCATCCTCGACGGCCATATCGTCATGGAGCGCTCCATCGCCGAGCGCGGCCGCTACCCGGCGGTCAACATCCTGAAGTCCGTCTCGCGAACCATGCCACGCTCCTGCGACCCGGCCTATTACCCGATCGTGCAGAAGGCCCGCGCCACGCTCGCGACCTATGCCGACATGGAGGAGCTGATCCGGCTCGGCGCCTATCGCCAGGGCGCTTCCGCAGAGGTCGACGAGGCGATCCGCCTGCATCCGGCGCTTGAAGCCTTCCTCAAGCAGGCGAAGGACGACGCAACGCCGCTGCCCGAATGCTATCAACGTCTCCACGCGATCATGAGCGATCGCGTCTGA
- the ctrA gene encoding response regulator transcription factor CtrA — protein MRVLLIEDDSATAQSIELMLKSESFNVYTTDLGEEGVDLGKLYDYDIILLDLNLPDMSGYEVLRSLRVAKVKTPILILSGLAGIEDKVKGLGFGADDYLTKPFHKDELVARIHAIVRRSKGHAQSVITTGDLVVNLDTKTVEVDAARVHLTGKEYQMLELLSLRKGTTLTKEMFLNHLYGGMDEPELKIIDVFICKLRKKLANASDGKNYIETVWGRGYVLREPSDVDERIPA, from the coding sequence ATGCGGGTTCTGCTGATCGAGGACGATAGCGCGACCGCTCAAAGCATCGAGCTCATGCTCAAATCCGAGAGCTTCAACGTCTACACGACGGATCTCGGCGAAGAGGGCGTCGATCTCGGCAAACTCTACGACTACGACATCATCCTGCTCGACCTGAACCTGCCCGACATGTCGGGCTACGAGGTTCTGCGGTCCTTGCGCGTTGCCAAGGTCAAGACGCCGATCCTGATCCTCTCCGGCCTCGCCGGCATCGAGGACAAGGTGAAGGGCCTCGGCTTCGGCGCCGACGACTATCTCACCAAGCCGTTCCACAAGGACGAGCTGGTCGCCCGCATCCACGCGATCGTGCGCCGCTCGAAGGGCCACGCCCAGTCGGTGATCACGACCGGCGATCTGGTCGTCAACCTCGACACCAAGACCGTGGAAGTCGACGCCGCCCGCGTCCACCTCACCGGCAAGGAATACCAGATGCTGGAGCTGCTCTCGCTCCGCAAGGGCACGACGCTCACCAAGGAGATGTTCCTCAACCATCTCTATGGCGGCATGGACGAGCCCGAGCTCAAGATCATCGACGTCTTCATCTGCAAGCTGCGCAAGAAGCTGGCCAACGCGTCGGACGGCAAGAACTACATCGAGACCGTCTGGGGCCGTGGCTATGTGCTGCGCGAGCCTTCCGACGTCGACGAGCGTATCCCGGCCTGA
- a CDS encoding protein-glutamate O-methyltransferase CheR, producing MTETDFAFLRLLLQQRSGLSLTADKLYLAESRLSILCRRRGIADIATLIGQLRLGRDRALESAVVDAMTTNETLFFRDRTPFDLFRDVILPERIVANAASRTLRIWCAAVSSGQEAYSLAMIIDDHANHLAGWKVEIIGTDISSEILEKARSGIYSQFEIQRGLPIQMLLKHFEQRGDKWQVCERLRRMVEFRQHNLLERNDHFGRFDIIFCRNVLIYFDVPTKVKVLELLTPRLVPDGAFVLGAAETVLGLATRLTCDPDHRGLYRQAALAPQPRPAAALGARSYAEPLAGWRS from the coding sequence ATGACCGAGACCGATTTCGCCTTCCTCCGGCTGCTGCTGCAGCAGCGTTCGGGCCTGTCGCTGACCGCCGACAAGCTGTATCTGGCGGAAAGCCGCCTGAGCATCCTGTGCCGCCGGCGCGGCATCGCCGATATCGCGACGCTGATCGGCCAGTTGCGGCTCGGCCGCGATCGCGCGCTGGAAAGTGCCGTCGTCGATGCGATGACCACGAACGAGACGCTCTTCTTCCGCGATCGCACGCCGTTCGACCTGTTCCGCGATGTGATCCTGCCGGAGCGCATCGTGGCAAACGCTGCCAGCCGCACGCTGCGCATCTGGTGCGCCGCGGTGTCGAGCGGACAGGAAGCCTATTCGCTGGCCATGATCATCGACGACCACGCCAATCACCTCGCCGGCTGGAAAGTCGAGATCATCGGCACCGACATCTCCTCGGAGATCCTGGAGAAGGCCCGCTCGGGCATCTACAGCCAGTTCGAGATCCAGCGCGGCCTGCCGATCCAGATGCTGCTGAAGCATTTCGAGCAGCGCGGCGACAAATGGCAGGTCTGCGAGCGGCTGCGCCGCATGGTCGAGTTCCGCCAGCACAACCTGCTGGAGCGGAACGATCATTTCGGCCGCTTCGACATCATCTTCTGCCGCAACGTGCTGATCTATTTCGACGTGCCGACGAAGGTGAAGGTGCTGGAGTTGCTGACCCCGCGCCTCGTCCCCGACGGGGCCTTCGTCCTCGGCGCCGCGGAAACCGTGCTCGGGCTCGCCACCAGGCTGACCTGCGACCCCGACCATCGGGGCCTTTACCGCCAGGCCGCCCTCGCTCCGCAGCCGCGCCCCGCCGCAGCGCTTGGCGCCCGCTCCTACGCGGAGCCTCTTGCCGGCTGGCGCTCCTGA